One Vanessa atalanta chromosome 8, ilVanAtal1.2, whole genome shotgun sequence genomic window carries:
- the LOC125065723 gene encoding uncharacterized protein LOC125065723, translating to MTSDLLTSLQLDKTFDSSRIIVVKELNGCDSSFITSCVLGHCVKNKNAVFVISAHHSLQHYHNVGLKMNYNLQKSVDSGIINFYDVGEVITSSTLDNKCLTSQEIWLKIKEILLEMHKKFNSVNVIFDGVSHLFDLQLNIRQVNEICKELIDLIRSLSNSYLILQCNVACDDDITYVLANLLSHKANTLAEVESLSSGLSADVSGHLNIKYLSNKYENEHRYIFEPRSAQYLFKLFDRGVKLLAPGTV from the coding sequence atgaCTTCAGATTTACTGACAAGTTTGCAGTTGGACAAAACTTTTGATTCAAGCAGAATAATTGTTGTGAAAGAATTAAATGGTTGCGATAGTTCTTTTATCACAAGCTGTGTGCTTGGACactgtgtaaaaaataaaaatgctgtaTTTGTTATATCAGCGCATCACTCATTACAACATTATCATAATGTAGGtctcaaaatgaattataatttacaaaaatctgTAGACTctggtattattaatttttatgatgtGGGTGAAGTGATAACAAGCTCTACATTGGACAATAAATGTTTAACATCACAAGAAATTTGgttgaaaataaaagaaattttattggAAATGCACAAAAAATTCAATTCTGTGAATGTAATTTTTGATGGAGTGTCTCACTTATTTgacttacaattaaatattagacaagTTAATGAAATTTGCAAAGAACTAATTGATCTTATAAGAAGTTTGAGCAATTCATACTTAATACTACAGTGCAATGTAGCATGTGATGATGATATAACATATGTTTTAGCAAATTTACTGTCACATAAAGCAAATACTTTAGCAGAGGTAGAAAGTTTATCATCAGGCTTAAGTGCAGATGTATCgggtcatttaaatataaagtacctAAGTAATAAGTATGAAAATGAACACAGGTACATCTTTGAACCAAGATCAGCTCAatacctttttaaattatttgatagagGAGTTAAATTACTGGCACCTGGAACAGTTTAA
- the LOC125065722 gene encoding mitochondrial dicarboxylate carrier produces MGKGKEIRVSQWYFGGLASAGAACITHPLDLLKVQMQTQKGKNISMLQLTGIVLKNQGVMGLYNGISASLLRQLTYSTARFGIYEVAKQQLTPKDGTAIPFYMSAFLAGLGGFAGGFVGNPADLVNVRMQNDVKLPPEQRRNYKNAIHGIYRVAAQEGILRLWAGASMTCSRAALMTIGQLSFYDQIKTILLASPYFGDNVATHVMSSLLAGAIATTLTQPVDVLKTRAMNAKPGEVKSIFKLIQNTATEGPLAFFKGYIPAFVRLAPHTILTFVFLEQLRMNFGYIKNIDV; encoded by the exons aTGGGAAAGGGAAAAGAAATTCGTGTATCGCAATGGTATTTTGGAGGTCTAGCTTCTGCTGGAGCTGCTTGTATAACTCACCCTCTGGACTTATTGAAAGTTCAAATGCAGACTCAAAAAGGAAAAAACATTTCGATGCTTCAGCTTACtggaatagttttaaaaaatcaag GTGTCATGGGGCTTTACAATGGTATCTCAGCATCTCTGTTACGTCAACTCACATATTCCACAGCCAGATTTGGAATTTATGAAGTAGCAAAACAACAACTTACACCCAAAgat GGCACTGCAATACCATTCTATATGTCAGCATTTTTAGCTGGCTTAGGAGGTTTTGCTGGAGGCTTTGTTGGTAACCCAGCAGACTTAGTCAATGTGCGCATGCAAAATGATGTTAAACTTCCACCAGAGCAAAGAAGgaa ctATAAGAATGCAATTCATGGGATATATCGTGTAGCAGCACAGGAAGGTATCCTGCGTTTGTGGGCTGGGGCTTCAATGACATGCAGCAGAGCAGCCTTAATGACTATTGGCCAATTGTCATTTTATGACCAAATTAAGACAATATTGCTAGCATCGCCTTATTTCGGTGATAATGTGGCAACACATGTGATGTCAAGTTTGCTAGCT ggAGCCATTGCAACTACACTTACCCAACCAGTAGATGTCTTAAAGACAAGAGCAATGAATGCAAAACCAGGTGAGgttaaaagcatttttaaactGATTCAGAACACTGCCACTGAGGGACCTCTAGCATTTTTCAAAGGCTACATTCCAGCGTTTGTAAGACTCGCCCCGCACACTATCCTAACATTTGTTTTCTTAGAACAGCTAAGAATGAACTTTGGCTATATTAAGAACAtagatgtttaa